A window of the Yersinia rochesterensis genome harbors these coding sequences:
- a CDS encoding type VI secretion system Vgr family protein: MSIIDTLQNTLSAITQTTLNRYCLDIPSCSSPLDVEDFVGTEAMSELYCYTVHFTSTDKDIDASQLLRKPASLIMGAGLLQSLSEQKVVHGVVTSFERVSGSKDQTVYQITLSPFLALLRNQFRTHRFFVNKSVPEVVEQILQEHGFKDWEYEFVLKQTYPKREQINQYQESDLEFIERLLSEMGIFYFFSLQPDTQTEVVHFADKQSAYKFGKDLPLNSPSGMSDSGAESVWGVSVQHNVVQANVTTKDYNHREAQKVLQSGRTDMTRGESEGVTYGDVYHYKPRHLDTGDKIDPTAETANFLARLDHERFLSAQTTIVGLGNDATLSPGQVLTITETVIVPTLPTVMDNGVVITGTFFSASRKDALVVNWMAVPYSETLCWRPALLPRPKVSGTMMARVTSAKANDIYAWQDTSGLYRVKFDADQDDKAQGQESMPVRLAKPYGGDVYGIHFPLIQGTEVAIAFHDGDPDRPYIAHALHDSRHTDHVTEKNNTRNVIRTPAFNKLRMEDKRGEEHIKLSTEYGGKTQLNLGHNVDAQRVLRGEGAELRTDDWVSIRGGKGVFISADKQPQTQGQMLDMQGAIRQLEQALSLAKSLNKAAQAVQATPGETDSQLQLNNALEELSEAGILAHAPEGIGIVSPKAIRLASGGESIGFMSGKNTDISAGKSFTVAASDTVSLFAQGAGMQLYAGAGKVDIQAQGDVLNASALQDVTISSSEGSVKVNASKELTLSCGGAYIKISGGNIELGCPGNILLKAANVDQTGPATLDTPPVTFPKGYKENFTLKDPASGEIKPFTRYKITTGEGDVFEGASDAVGKTLPIHTAMPASVQIDFPDELPAEGPGFWITLDHDYHGLKNTAIMAINRLTSMGDEGRVFGSDGKDYMNTKRDKIQEWRSLPSNATEEITNTSAIHRYGAQRKITQTFLEGDDGWAVGGKSWHWMPVVADDVYEKKD, encoded by the coding sequence ATGAGTATTATTGATACGCTTCAAAATACGCTGTCAGCTATCACCCAAACCACCCTGAATCGTTACTGCCTTGATATTCCTTCCTGCTCCTCTCCTCTGGATGTGGAGGATTTTGTGGGGACGGAAGCGATGAGTGAATTGTATTGCTACACAGTTCATTTCACCAGTACTGACAAAGACATTGATGCCAGTCAGTTGCTGCGTAAACCAGCCAGTTTGATAATGGGGGCTGGTTTGTTGCAGAGCCTCTCGGAGCAAAAGGTGGTGCATGGGGTAGTGACGAGTTTTGAGCGAGTCAGTGGCTCAAAAGACCAGACCGTGTATCAGATAACGCTATCACCATTTCTGGCACTGCTGCGCAATCAATTCCGCACCCACCGTTTCTTTGTCAACAAATCGGTACCGGAAGTGGTGGAGCAGATACTTCAGGAGCATGGCTTTAAGGACTGGGAATATGAGTTTGTCCTGAAACAGACCTATCCGAAACGTGAACAAATAAATCAGTACCAGGAAAGCGACCTGGAATTCATTGAACGATTGCTCTCAGAGATGGGGATATTTTACTTCTTCAGCTTGCAGCCGGACACCCAGACTGAAGTGGTGCATTTTGCCGATAAGCAGAGTGCCTATAAGTTTGGTAAAGACCTGCCGTTGAACAGCCCTTCAGGTATGAGTGACAGTGGTGCGGAGTCGGTTTGGGGCGTGAGTGTACAGCACAATGTGGTGCAGGCTAACGTGACCACCAAAGATTATAACCACCGTGAAGCACAGAAAGTACTTCAGTCTGGCAGAACCGATATGACGCGCGGCGAGAGTGAAGGGGTGACCTACGGCGACGTGTATCACTACAAACCCCGCCATCTGGATACCGGCGATAAAATCGACCCCACAGCTGAAACCGCCAACTTCCTAGCACGCCTCGACCATGAGCGTTTTTTATCAGCACAGACAACGATTGTTGGCTTGGGTAATGATGCTACCCTCAGCCCAGGGCAGGTACTGACGATAACCGAAACTGTGATTGTTCCGACGCTTCCCACCGTTATGGACAACGGCGTCGTCATCACCGGCACCTTTTTTAGTGCCAGCCGCAAGGATGCATTAGTGGTGAACTGGATGGCGGTACCCTACAGTGAAACTCTGTGCTGGCGCCCGGCATTGCTGCCCCGTCCAAAAGTCAGCGGCACCATGATGGCGCGGGTGACCAGCGCGAAGGCCAACGATATCTATGCCTGGCAGGATACCTCCGGCTTGTATCGGGTGAAATTTGATGCAGACCAGGACGATAAAGCACAAGGTCAGGAGAGTATGCCGGTGCGACTCGCCAAACCTTACGGTGGTGATGTGTATGGCATTCACTTTCCGCTGATACAGGGCACCGAAGTGGCCATCGCGTTTCACGACGGTGACCCAGACCGCCCGTATATCGCCCATGCCCTGCATGACTCGCGTCATACCGACCATGTGACCGAAAAAAATAACACCCGCAACGTGATCCGTACCCCTGCTTTCAACAAGCTACGCATGGAAGACAAACGCGGCGAAGAGCACATCAAGCTCAGCACCGAGTACGGCGGCAAGACCCAGTTGAACCTTGGGCACAATGTAGATGCGCAACGAGTTCTTCGCGGTGAAGGTGCAGAGTTGCGTACCGATGATTGGGTTAGCATCCGCGGTGGGAAAGGGGTGTTTATCAGTGCGGATAAACAGCCTCAGACACAAGGGCAGATGCTTGATATGCAAGGGGCTATCCGGCAGTTGGAGCAGGCACTGTCACTGGCAAAAAGCCTAAACAAAGCAGCTCAGGCGGTACAAGCTACTCCGGGGGAAACAGACAGCCAGTTACAACTGAACAACGCATTGGAAGAGCTGAGTGAGGCCGGAATATTGGCGCATGCACCGGAAGGCATTGGTATTGTCAGCCCGAAAGCGATTCGTCTCGCCTCTGGTGGTGAAAGTATTGGTTTTATGTCAGGCAAAAATACGGATATCAGCGCTGGCAAGTCATTTACCGTGGCTGCCAGTGATACCGTCAGCCTCTTTGCTCAGGGGGCTGGGATGCAGTTGTATGCCGGAGCCGGAAAAGTGGATATTCAGGCTCAGGGTGATGTGCTCAATGCATCAGCGTTGCAAGATGTCACCATCAGTAGTTCAGAAGGCAGCGTGAAGGTTAATGCCAGTAAGGAGCTGACCCTCAGTTGTGGTGGGGCGTACATAAAAATCAGCGGTGGAAACATCGAACTGGGCTGTCCGGGGAATATCTTGCTTAAAGCTGCAAACGTTGACCAGACTGGTCCCGCGACACTGGACACCCCACCTGTCACTTTCCCTAAAGGTTATAAGGAGAATTTTACCCTCAAAGATCCAGCGTCAGGTGAGATAAAACCTTTTACCCGATACAAGATCACCACCGGTGAGGGTGATGTGTTTGAAGGTGCCTCGGATGCTGTAGGCAAAACCCTACCAATCCATACCGCAATGCCAGCCAGTGTTCAGATAGATTTTCCCGATGAATTGCCAGCAGAAGGTCCCGGATTCTGGATCACGTTAGATCATGATTACCATGGGTTAAAAAATACGGCAATTATGGCCATCAATCGACTGACATCAATGGGCGATGAAGGGCGAGTGTTTGGCTCTGATGGAAAAGACTACATGAATACGAAGAGGGATAAAATCCAGGAATGGCGATCTTTGCCTTCTAATGCAACAGAAGAGATAACGAATACTTCGGCTATTCATCGGTATGGTGCGCAAAGAAAGATTACGCAAACATTCCTGGAGGGAGATGATGGTTGGGCTGTCGGTGGAAAATCGTGGCACTGGATGCCTGTAGTTGCTGATGACGTGTATGAGAAAAAGGACTGA
- a CDS encoding STM2901 family protein, with the protein MDTVEELNGTYFFNGLNNLTAYELLFWILVDETENQLGIKDIVGVAFVILGNNSVDVLGKPNTATKGTSHASLFFRKHLSYKFKKRILPTLTKKSFSLSGVKVFWVNNLGAFAGRAVPVLGWIILATDVATISFKTVSKYNTIARAEDKIW; encoded by the coding sequence ATGGATACGGTTGAAGAACTTAACGGTACTTATTTTTTTAATGGATTAAATAATCTGACGGCTTATGAGTTGCTGTTTTGGATATTGGTGGATGAAACTGAAAATCAACTGGGCATCAAGGATATCGTAGGTGTGGCTTTTGTGATCCTCGGTAATAATAGTGTCGATGTACTCGGAAAACCCAATACAGCAACGAAAGGTACATCGCATGCGTCACTGTTTTTCCGCAAGCATCTCAGCTACAAATTCAAAAAACGTATCCTGCCGACATTGACAAAAAAATCCTTTTCGTTAAGTGGTGTCAAGGTGTTTTGGGTTAATAATCTGGGGGCATTTGCAGGAAGAGCGGTTCCCGTTTTAGGGTGGATTATACTGGCAACTGATGTGGCTACGATAAGTTTCAAAACCGTCAGCAAGTATAATACCATCGCACGAGCGGAGGATAAAATCTGGTGA
- a CDS encoding IS3 family transposase (programmed frameshift), whose product MRKIRFTEHQIIAVLKSVEAGRTVKDVCREAAISEASYYNWKAKYGGMEAADIKKIKDLEDENRRLKQMFADLSLECRALKDVIEKKPLKPAIKRELVNYLTAQFTMSVRQACRTLSLSRTVFRYQPDTRRDEPVIQMLTEVAERYPRYGFKKLFQVLRRQGHVWNHKRVHRIYCLLKLNFRRKGKQRLPVRNPAPLATPEALNQSWSIDFMHDALTCGRRFRTFNVVDDFNREALAIEIDLNIPAQRVVRVLDRIVANRGYPLKMRMDNGPELISLALAQWAEEHGVMLEFIKPGKPTQNAFIERFNRTYRTEILDFYLFRTLNEAREITERWLNEYNSERPHESLNNLTPEEYRLMAENPEISKSAWN is encoded by the exons ATGCGTAAGATCCGATTCACCGAGCACCAGATCATCGCCGTACTGAAATCAGTCGAAGCGGGTAGGACCGTCAAAGATGTGTGCCGTGAGGCTGCTATTTCCGAAGCCAGCTACTACAACTGGAAGGCGAAATATGGCGGAATGGAAGCCGCTGATATCAAAAAAATCAAAGATCTTGAAGACGAGAATCGTCGTCTGAAGCAGATGTTTGCCGATCTGAGTCTGGAATGCCGGGCGCTGAAAGACGTCATCGAAAAAAAGC CTTTAAAACCAGCGATAAAGCGTGAGCTCGTCAACTATTTGACCGCGCAGTTTACGATGAGCGTACGCCAGGCATGCAGGACGTTATCGCTGAGCAGGACGGTGTTTCGTTACCAACCGGATACGCGACGTGATGAACCGGTGATCCAAATGCTGACAGAGGTGGCCGAGCGCTATCCCCGCTACGGTTTTAAGAAGCTTTTTCAGGTGCTTCGCAGGCAGGGGCACGTCTGGAATCACAAGCGCGTACACCGGATTTACTGTCTGTTAAAACTGAATTTTCGTCGTAAGGGTAAACAACGCCTGCCGGTGCGCAATCCGGCTCCGCTGGCAACGCCGGAAGCCCTGAACCAAAGTTGGTCGATTGATTTTATGCACGACGCGCTGACATGTGGCCGACGTTTTCGGACCTTCAATGTCGTCGATGATTTTAACCGTGAAGCTCTGGCTATCGAAATTGACCTAAATATCCCGGCACAGCGTGTCGTCCGAGTGCTGGACAGGATAGTAGCAAACCGTGGATATCCGCTGAAGATGCGGATGGATAATGGGCCAGAACTGATATCACTGGCTCTGGCGCAATGGGCCGAAGAGCATGGCGTGATGCTGGAATTTATCAAGCCGGGCAAACCGACGCAAAACGCATTTATCGAACGGTTTAACAGGACGTACCGGACAGAAATACTGGATTTTTACCTGTTTAGAACGTTGAACGAAGCACGGGAAATTACGGAACGTTGGCTGAATGAATATAACAGTGAGCGGCCCCATGAATCCCTGAATAACCTGACACCGGAAGAATACCGGCTGATGGCTGAAAACCCGGAAATCTCAAAAAGTGCGTGGAACTAA
- a CDS encoding lipase family protein, whose protein sequence is MMTNSTAFTSICPKSPDAFTGKQKKYWVEIQLVDELGKPVAGMPYKVENDATRCKYSSSNEGQSDSNGLIRIEQLHWLDLTLTIDAQKLADEMETRPLGITRNPRSRQTVNKKDSSDWRSNVQISSEQQGYLYHYATIGELCDCAPEIKGWKDETLPRFHFPPDKSLKGLEIGREHLEKRHVIEICPFRAWVLALHDTKEYSLANGYNLGLMANMAYTEKRIVESFFLEKCLDLSTTPRHEESPAYPYALAVDVPFSQRYITAEFLDSKSVNTPGSSKPLLDSTQFFYVECEEHLAVAWRGTQEVPDWLTDGAFSPQPCPTELANTGCIHGGFLDAYHLAKQTFEKEFGQIKTSLAEANGKKKLFICGHSLGGALGLTYAAEMKAIGPLLYTYGMPRTFTADAVGSLYQITHYRHVNDTDTITSVPFDADMDNWLYGKFGPLGSTLGFFWTLLAELPAQMVGAYVGEHYWHHGKPVVFFRTTQTHSSEECQVMMNPNTCRRLSYSLPRKAKLFLVPSLSETENEEAKEAQEAFVREYPGEDMQRIFPRNTNPKFDHMTNPMRHSMASEYLPFLNNQLLESAWPELAMQRKTRRDAFQLQMNQYVDSTPVEELTRNRMFLALQKMLGSALDITKKTPGGENALIRFKSVVGEEVEII, encoded by the coding sequence ATGATGACTAACTCGACGGCATTTACTTCAATATGCCCTAAGAGCCCGGATGCGTTTACCGGCAAGCAAAAAAAATATTGGGTGGAAATTCAGCTCGTTGACGAGCTTGGTAAACCCGTTGCTGGCATGCCTTACAAAGTTGAAAACGATGCAACCCGGTGTAAATATTCGAGCAGTAATGAAGGCCAAAGCGACAGTAATGGGCTCATCAGAATAGAGCAACTTCACTGGCTTGATTTGACCCTGACAATAGATGCCCAGAAGCTGGCGGATGAAATGGAGACGCGCCCGCTGGGTATTACCCGTAATCCCCGTAGCAGGCAAACAGTCAATAAGAAAGACAGTTCCGATTGGCGCTCAAATGTGCAGATAAGCTCAGAGCAGCAAGGATATCTGTACCATTACGCCACGATTGGAGAGCTTTGTGACTGCGCGCCGGAAATTAAAGGATGGAAAGATGAAACACTACCCCGATTCCATTTTCCGCCGGACAAGTCGCTGAAAGGTCTGGAGATTGGCCGAGAACATCTTGAGAAGCGGCACGTTATTGAAATTTGTCCGTTCCGGGCGTGGGTGCTGGCACTGCATGATACAAAAGAGTATTCCCTGGCTAACGGCTATAACCTTGGCTTAATGGCTAATATGGCTTATACGGAAAAACGTATCGTAGAATCCTTTTTCCTTGAAAAATGTTTGGATTTGTCCACTACGCCAAGACATGAAGAGTCACCTGCATATCCGTACGCACTTGCTGTAGATGTGCCATTCAGCCAGCGCTATATCACTGCCGAATTTTTGGACTCTAAGAGTGTTAATACTCCAGGGTCATCCAAGCCTCTGCTTGACAGTACTCAATTTTTTTATGTGGAGTGCGAAGAACATTTGGCCGTTGCCTGGCGCGGTACACAAGAGGTTCCCGACTGGTTAACTGATGGTGCATTTTCCCCTCAACCTTGCCCGACTGAACTGGCAAATACCGGATGCATTCATGGAGGTTTCCTTGATGCATACCATTTGGCTAAACAGACATTTGAAAAAGAATTTGGACAGATAAAAACTTCTCTGGCAGAAGCCAATGGAAAGAAAAAATTGTTTATTTGCGGCCACAGCCTGGGGGGAGCTCTGGGGCTAACTTATGCTGCCGAGATGAAGGCTATAGGGCCTCTTCTTTATACCTACGGTATGCCGCGGACCTTTACCGCTGATGCCGTGGGGAGTTTGTATCAAATAACTCACTATCGACATGTAAATGATACTGACACCATTACCAGCGTGCCGTTTGATGCAGATATGGATAACTGGTTGTATGGAAAATTTGGCCCTCTCGGTAGCACGTTGGGTTTTTTCTGGACGCTGCTTGCGGAACTGCCCGCTCAGATGGTCGGTGCTTACGTTGGGGAACATTACTGGCACCACGGAAAACCGGTGGTGTTCTTCCGCACAACTCAGACCCACTCATCTGAAGAGTGTCAGGTGATGATGAACCCCAATACCTGCCGCCGCCTTAGCTACAGTCTGCCACGTAAGGCCAAGTTATTCCTGGTACCTTCCCTGTCAGAAACTGAGAATGAAGAGGCCAAAGAAGCGCAGGAAGCGTTTGTTCGTGAATACCCCGGAGAGGATATGCAGCGAATTTTCCCACGGAATACTAACCCTAAGTTTGACCATATGACGAACCCCATGCGTCATTCGATGGCAAGTGAATATCTGCCATTTCTTAATAACCAGCTACTGGAGTCTGCCTGGCCAGAGTTGGCAATGCAGCGTAAGACCAGGCGAGATGCGTTTCAACTACAAATGAATCAGTATGTCGACAGTACGCCTGTGGAAGAGTTGACACGTAACCGGATGTTTCTGGCTCTACAGAAAATGTTGGGTAGCGCACTGGATATCACTAAGAAGACACCTGGTGGTGAGAATGCACTTATTCGTTTTAAATCCGTTGTGGGAGAAGAAGTTGAAATTATCTAA
- a CDS encoding DUF1493 family protein: MTIEDRVREFVKSELPLVTSLFMKKIDIDDDTPLQNLHEADDVAEMTERFFSHFNVQPAEFSLSNYYPWKVKSVFSRKALNQNKIPLTVGMFIESAKAGHWLYN; encoded by the coding sequence ATGACAATCGAAGACCGCGTCAGAGAATTTGTCAAAAGCGAGCTACCGCTGGTGACCAGCCTGTTCATGAAAAAAATTGATATTGACGATGACACCCCCTTACAGAATCTGCATGAAGCAGATGATGTCGCTGAGATGACAGAAAGATTTTTCTCACATTTTAATGTTCAGCCTGCCGAATTTTCTCTCAGTAACTATTACCCCTGGAAGGTTAAATCCGTATTTTCACGAAAAGCCCTTAATCAAAACAAAATACCATTAACGGTTGGGATGTTTATTGAATCAGCCAAAGCTGGACATTGGCTCTATAACTGA
- a CDS encoding ImcF-related family protein, protein MNTSGSLFGRLGRVGIVLAVITAIGWLIIRYGRLAGIDTPGKQILALTIICIVLVLLRYSPVMARSVQEKFHRRKAQQSRALPGSEDRLLQTPPRHVTVAELQQALHHTYGRFWPRKVRILLLTGSAADVEQLTPGLTSQYWQEDRGTVLLWGGDLGAQADSAWLSALRKLRRRPLDGVVWVTSALAQRTALGQKESKTTLTTDMMDSVAQAFASRYELLGWRLPLYVWSLHADGGADRITQSVGCLLPVGCKPDELSTQLAGLLPSLIEQGTQQISSNTQHPFLLQLADQLARQPDSVAGPLATLLNPYRPSPLAGVIFSPASVDAKRSVKHHWGKDNRWDVLIDSLPLLPAGLAAKKLGFAWRKTLAMVLAGIMVLWGVGMVMSFLVNRDTINASESQVKRAANVQQPLPARLQAQLDMQHTLDRLQYRQQQGAPWYSRFGLSQNDALLAALWPHYWASATPLLRDAAARHLEKQLITMAQLPPDSPLRDTLVKPAYEQLKLYLMLARPEKMDAPWFSTTLLHDWPQRSGVPDSLWQGSGPALLDFYARNLSQHPAWRLKLDENRVSQVRTRLIRQMGARNSESSLYQKMLAQVANQYADLRLSDMTGDTDAERIFTTDAVVPGMFTRKAWDDAVKPAIEKVASERREEMDWVLSDSKNTALQQDSPEALQARLKARYFADFSTRWLDFLNSLHWQQAQTLSDSIDQLTLMADVRQSPLVALMNTLSVQGKTGQTGEALSDSLVKSAKNLLNRDGQPAIDQQAGAQGPLDATFGPVLALMDVKAGGQGNTHLSLQTFLTRVTQVRLKLQQVVNAADPQAMTQTLAQTVFQGKAVDLTETRDYGSLVAASLGQEWSGFGQTVFVQPMEQAWQQVLTPAAQSLNAQWQASIVDDWNSTFGGRYPLKDTSSEVSLPLLARYLNSDSGRIARFLQTRLNGVLHKEGSHWVPDSINAQGLTFNPAFLKAVDQLSYLSDVVFADGEAGIRFELRPGTAKDVMQTDLVIDSQKLSYYNQLPVWKRLTWPHDTEAPGASLSWISTQAGTRQFADLSGAWGWIRLLDKAQVTPYQGVSSSFNLTWKAPDGRPLNYTLRTEAGEGPLALLKLRNFVLPTQIFSVDATGGAQKTDTATEEGY, encoded by the coding sequence ATGAACACATCAGGTAGTCTGTTCGGTCGTCTGGGACGAGTGGGTATCGTGCTAGCCGTGATCACCGCCATTGGGTGGTTGATTATACGCTATGGCCGACTGGCTGGGATTGATACTCCAGGAAAGCAGATACTGGCGTTGACTATCATTTGCATAGTGCTGGTTCTCCTACGCTATTCTCCAGTGATGGCTCGCAGCGTTCAGGAAAAATTCCACCGTAGGAAGGCGCAGCAGAGTCGTGCATTGCCGGGCAGTGAAGATCGCCTGCTCCAAACACCGCCCCGTCATGTCACGGTCGCTGAATTACAACAAGCCCTGCACCATACCTACGGCCGCTTCTGGCCCCGCAAAGTACGCATCCTGCTACTCACCGGTAGTGCGGCGGATGTTGAACAACTCACCCCCGGCCTGACGTCGCAATACTGGCAGGAAGACCGTGGCACCGTGCTGTTGTGGGGCGGCGATCTGGGGGCGCAGGCCGATAGCGCCTGGCTGAGTGCCTTGCGTAAGTTGCGCCGCCGGCCGCTGGATGGCGTGGTCTGGGTGACCTCAGCCTTGGCTCAACGCACTGCGCTAGGTCAGAAAGAATCTAAAACAACACTCACGACCGATATGATGGACAGCGTGGCGCAGGCGTTCGCTTCACGCTATGAACTCCTCGGCTGGCGGCTACCGCTGTATGTCTGGTCATTGCATGCCGATGGCGGGGCTGATCGCATCACGCAATCCGTGGGTTGTTTGCTGCCGGTAGGGTGTAAACCGGACGAACTGAGTACGCAACTTGCTGGGTTGTTGCCGTCGCTGATTGAGCAGGGTACACAACAGATTAGCAGCAACACGCAGCACCCATTCTTGTTGCAACTGGCCGATCAGTTAGCGCGTCAGCCAGATTCTGTCGCGGGCCCTCTTGCGACGCTGCTGAACCCGTATCGCCCTTCACCGCTGGCGGGGGTTATCTTCAGCCCGGCATCCGTCGATGCAAAACGCAGCGTGAAGCACCACTGGGGCAAGGATAACCGCTGGGATGTGTTGATTGATTCACTGCCATTATTGCCCGCAGGCTTAGCCGCGAAAAAGCTGGGGTTTGCCTGGCGTAAAACGCTGGCGATGGTGCTGGCGGGCATCATGGTGTTGTGGGGCGTGGGCATGGTGATGTCATTCCTGGTCAACCGAGACACGATTAATGCCAGTGAATCTCAGGTCAAACGGGCGGCTAACGTGCAGCAGCCTCTTCCGGCCCGTCTGCAAGCGCAACTGGATATGCAACACACGTTAGACAGATTGCAGTATCGCCAGCAACAGGGCGCACCGTGGTACAGCCGGTTTGGTCTGAGCCAGAATGATGCTTTGCTGGCCGCACTCTGGCCACATTATTGGGCCAGCGCCACCCCTCTGCTGCGTGATGCCGCCGCTCGTCACCTTGAAAAACAACTCATCACCATGGCGCAGCTTCCCCCTGACTCTCCGCTGCGCGACACGCTGGTGAAACCCGCGTATGAGCAGTTAAAACTCTATTTGATGCTGGCGCGTCCGGAGAAAATGGATGCGCCATGGTTTAGCACCACGCTGCTTCATGACTGGCCACAGCGCAGTGGTGTGCCGGACAGTCTCTGGCAGGGCAGCGGTCCGGCGCTGCTGGATTTTTATGCCCGTAATCTTTCCCAGCATCCAGCCTGGCGTCTGAAGTTGGATGAAAATCGGGTCAGTCAGGTACGTACCCGGCTGATCCGTCAGATGGGGGCGCGTAACAGTGAATCTTCGCTCTATCAGAAGATGCTGGCTCAGGTGGCGAATCAGTATGCTGATCTGCGCCTGTCTGATATGACGGGCGATACCGATGCTGAACGGATCTTTACCACAGATGCCGTCGTGCCGGGCATGTTCACCCGTAAAGCCTGGGATGATGCGGTAAAACCGGCGATTGAAAAAGTGGCCAGTGAGCGTCGGGAAGAGATGGACTGGGTGCTGAGTGACAGTAAAAATACCGCGTTGCAGCAGGATTCTCCCGAAGCCCTACAGGCACGTTTGAAGGCGCGCTATTTCGCTGACTTTTCCACCCGTTGGCTGGATTTTCTCAACAGTCTGCACTGGCAGCAGGCACAGACGCTATCGGACTCCATCGACCAGCTCACCCTGATGGCCGACGTGCGTCAGTCCCCTCTGGTGGCGTTAATGAACACCCTGAGCGTACAGGGTAAAACCGGGCAAACCGGTGAGGCGTTGTCTGACTCGTTGGTGAAATCGGCCAAAAATCTGTTAAACCGCGATGGGCAGCCCGCCATTGATCAGCAAGCGGGGGCACAGGGGCCGCTGGATGCCACTTTCGGTCCAGTACTGGCGCTGATGGATGTCAAGGCAGGCGGACAGGGCAATACCCACCTCAGCCTACAAACCTTCCTGACCCGTGTTACCCAAGTACGGCTTAAACTTCAGCAGGTGGTGAATGCCGCCGATCCTCAGGCCATGACTCAGACTCTGGCGCAGACGGTATTTCAGGGCAAAGCGGTTGATCTGACCGAAACCCGTGATTACGGCAGCCTGGTTGCCGCCAGCCTCGGTCAGGAGTGGAGTGGATTTGGCCAGACGGTATTTGTCCAGCCGATGGAACAGGCGTGGCAGCAGGTATTAACCCCTGCGGCCCAGAGTCTGAATGCCCAGTGGCAGGCATCTATTGTCGATGACTGGAACAGTACCTTCGGCGGGCGTTATCCGTTAAAAGATACCAGCAGTGAAGTATCACTTCCGCTGCTGGCACGTTATCTCAACAGCGACAGTGGCCGTATCGCCCGCTTCCTGCAAACTCGGTTGAATGGCGTGCTGCACAAAGAGGGCAGCCATTGGGTACCGGACAGCATCAATGCTCAGGGGTTGACATTTAACCCGGCGTTCCTGAAAGCCGTAGATCAGTTGAGTTATTTGTCTGATGTGGTGTTTGCCGATGGTGAAGCGGGCATCCGCTTTGAACTGCGCCCCGGAACCGCTAAAGATGTGATGCAAACTGATCTGGTGATCGACAGCCAGAAGCTCAGCTATTACAACCAGTTGCCAGTCTGGAAACGTCTCACCTGGCCCCATGATACCGAAGCGCCTGGTGCCAGCCTGAGCTGGATAAGTACGCAGGCCGGTACCCGACAGTTTGCTGATCTCTCTGGGGCCTGGGGGTGGATCCGTTTACTGGACAAGGCTCAGGTCACACCGTATCAGGGGGTCAGCAGCAGCTTTAATCTTACCTGGAAAGCGCCAGATGGCAGGCCGCTGAATTACACCCTACGAACCGAGGCCGGAGAAGGTCCGCTGGCGTTACTGAAACTGCGTAATTTTGTTTTACCGACGCAAATATTCAGCGTGGATGCCACCGGTGGCGCTCAGAAAACGGATACCGCAACAGAAGAGGGATACTGA
- a CDS encoding PAAR domain-containing protein, which produces MSRGLVLLGDKTTHGGSVISASSTITVNGKKAALVGDMVSCPVEGHGTNPIVEGMPQRTCGGRAVVIDGCKCQCGCQVISSASNSTIG; this is translated from the coding sequence ATGTCCAGAGGACTCGTTTTACTCGGTGATAAAACAACGCATGGCGGTTCAGTTATTTCCGCCTCTTCCACAATTACAGTGAATGGCAAGAAGGCCGCATTAGTAGGCGATATGGTGAGCTGCCCAGTTGAAGGGCACGGTACAAACCCGATCGTTGAAGGTATGCCGCAACGAACCTGTGGAGGCCGTGCCGTCGTTATTGATGGCTGCAAATGTCAGTGCGGTTGTCAGGTGATCTCTAGTGCGTCAAACAGCACGATAGGATAA